A genomic stretch from Acropora palmata chromosome 13, jaAcrPala1.3, whole genome shotgun sequence includes:
- the LOC141864127 gene encoding uncharacterized protein LOC141864127 isoform X2 codes for MSQFPSLFLLCFVVLRPTPLAAKCPQAHFWNGTSCNRCSGCPVGQGVKTNCSQSRDTICQKCVLAYDYSNSSGMEACKGCDQDSNCPPGNSKVIQKCTVTSPRVCDGCEEGFHLTFFAGQEGGCMKCSQSCSENEIEIQSCKTEHDRVCRKRPSTTEKPSTKRPTTPRETTETHEVFTSSSPVNDSGKGDDKGLEPVKFEETDQPLHKKSWLWAVIAVVVVMVALPVVVGTAVKYRQPRTRVVMDKKEGTQLIQQRQPQPLGLDQAIRSIEVEGRSFIADRLNDKDSHDYWFFLRVAEKLGIYQECRGFTSSRNPTEAFLQLYSERKGSTVRALVGALRECELTHFASEIEMKFASVQETEEFKAPDMDESIV; via the exons ATGTCGCAGTTTCCCTCATTATTTCTCCTCTGCTTCGTTGTTCTAAGACCAACACCG TTGGCTGCCAAATGTCCTCAAGCACACTTTTGGAATGGCACCAGCTGTAACCGCTGCTCTGGATGCCCGGTTGGGCAGGGGGTTAAGACCAATTGTTCTCAAAGCAGAGACACTATTTGCCAGAAATGTGTGCTTGCCTATGATTATTCGAATTCCTCGGGAATGGAAGCCTGCAAAGG ttgcgaTCAAGACTCCAACTGCCCTCCTGGAAATTCCAAGGTGATACAGAAGTGCACTGTCACCTCCCCTAGGGTTTGCGATGGCTGCGAAGAAGGGTTTCACTTAACTTTTTTTGCGGGACAAGAAGGGGGATGTATGAAGTGTTCCCAATCGTGCAGTGAGAATGAAATAGAAATCCAAAGCTGTAAAACGGAACACGATCGTGTATGTAGAAAACGGCCATCAACCACAGAAAAACCCTCCACTAAGCGGCCAA caACACCCAGGGAAACCACTGAAACGCATGAAGTTTTCACTTCGTCATCTCCTGTTAACGATTCAGGAAAGGGAGATGACAAAGGATTGGAGCCAGTAAAGTTTGAAGAGACAGACCAGCCTCTCCATAAAAAGTCATGGCTTTGGGCAGTTATAGCTGTTGTTGTGGTTATGGTTGCATTACCAGTCGTGGTTGGAACAGCGGTAAAATATCGTCAGCCGCGAACACGTGTTGTGATGGACAAAAAGGAAGGTACTCAATTGATACAACAGCGCCAACCTCAGCCGCTTG GTCTGGACCAAGCAATAAGAAGTATTGAAGTGGAAGGAAGGAGTTTTATAGCTGACCGATTGAATGACAAAGACTCACACG ACTACTGGTTCTTTCTGAGAGTTGCGGAGAAACTTGGTATTTACCAAGAATGCAGGGGTTTCACTTCCTCGCGGAACCCAACAGAAGCCTTCCTCCAATTGTACtctgaaagaaaaggaagcacGGTGCGGGCCTTAGTGGGGGCTCTAAGGGAATGCGAGCTGACGCATTTTGCTAGTGAAATTGAGATGAAGTTTGCTTCAGTCCAAGAAACCGAAGAATTCAAAGCTCCAGACATGGATGAAAGCATTGTCTAA
- the LOC141864127 gene encoding uncharacterized protein LOC141864127 isoform X1 yields the protein MPLFRVVFLLCFVVLRSVPLAAKCPQAHFWNGTSCNRCSGCPVGQGVKTNCSQSRDTICQKCVLAYDYSNSSGMEACKGCDQDSNCPPGNSKVIQKCTVTSPRVCDGCEEGFHLTFFAGQEGGCMKCSQSCSENEIEIQSCKTEHDRVCRKRPSTTEKPSTKRPTTPRETTETHEVFTSSSPVNDSGKGDDKGLEPVKFEETDQPLHKKSWLWAVIAVVVVMVALPVVVGTAVKYRQPRTRVVMDKKEGTQLIQQRQPQPLGLDQAIRSIEVEGRSFIADRLNDKDSHDYWFFLRVAEKLGIYQECRGFTSSRNPTEAFLQLYSERKGSTVRALVGALRECELTHFASEIEMKFASVQETEEFKAPDMDESIV from the exons ATGCCACTCTTTCGCGTGGTGTTTCTTCTCTGCTTTGTGGTTCTAAGATCAGTACCG TTGGCTGCCAAATGTCCTCAAGCACACTTTTGGAATGGCACCAGCTGTAACCGCTGCTCTGGATGCCCGGTTGGGCAGGGGGTTAAGACCAATTGTTCTCAAAGCAGAGACACTATTTGCCAGAAATGTGTGCTTGCCTATGATTATTCGAATTCCTCGGGAATGGAAGCCTGCAAAGG ttgcgaTCAAGACTCCAACTGCCCTCCTGGAAATTCCAAGGTGATACAGAAGTGCACTGTCACCTCCCCTAGGGTTTGCGATGGCTGCGAAGAAGGGTTTCACTTAACTTTTTTTGCGGGACAAGAAGGGGGATGTATGAAGTGTTCCCAATCGTGCAGTGAGAATGAAATAGAAATCCAAAGCTGTAAAACGGAACACGATCGTGTATGTAGAAAACGGCCATCAACCACAGAAAAACCCTCCACTAAGCGGCCAA caACACCCAGGGAAACCACTGAAACGCATGAAGTTTTCACTTCGTCATCTCCTGTTAACGATTCAGGAAAGGGAGATGACAAAGGATTGGAGCCAGTAAAGTTTGAAGAGACAGACCAGCCTCTCCATAAAAAGTCATGGCTTTGGGCAGTTATAGCTGTTGTTGTGGTTATGGTTGCATTACCAGTCGTGGTTGGAACAGCGGTAAAATATCGTCAGCCGCGAACACGTGTTGTGATGGACAAAAAGGAAGGTACTCAATTGATACAACAGCGCCAACCTCAGCCGCTTG GTCTGGACCAAGCAATAAGAAGTATTGAAGTGGAAGGAAGGAGTTTTATAGCTGACCGATTGAATGACAAAGACTCACACG ACTACTGGTTCTTTCTGAGAGTTGCGGAGAAACTTGGTATTTACCAAGAATGCAGGGGTTTCACTTCCTCGCGGAACCCAACAGAAGCCTTCCTCCAATTGTACtctgaaagaaaaggaagcacGGTGCGGGCCTTAGTGGGGGCTCTAAGGGAATGCGAGCTGACGCATTTTGCTAGTGAAATTGAGATGAAGTTTGCTTCAGTCCAAGAAACCGAAGAATTCAAAGCTCCAGACATGGATGAAAGCATTGTCTAA
- the LOC141864128 gene encoding uncharacterized protein LOC141864128 isoform X1, protein MQHRWEKNENKSLQRTLPSELAAKLNCPKAHFWNGTSCNRCSGCPVGQGVKTNCSESKDTICQDCWLGFDYSNSTGMEACKGCDQDSNCLPGNSKVIQKCTVTSPRVCDGCQEGFYLNLFAGEEGGCMECSPSCSEHDEIETQSCNTKHDRVCSKRPSTTEKTSTKRSTTLSKDTNDTLKVSTSPFPVLHKETEDDGGSEPEKTTERTETTDLPVYEKPWLWAIVAFIIALPIVIVTVVRYRQGSNERSHDPVEEGDQLIQRPRGQPPPRGLDQPIKSIKMEGRRFIANFLNDKDSFGHWYFLRVADEVGLSEKCRGFDNLQNPTDAFLTLYSEKEGATVRALVDALRKCELTHFASQIEMKFAADMNESMV, encoded by the exons ATGCAACACAG gtgggaaaaaaatgaaaataaatccCTTCAGAGGACTCTTCCTTCAGAG TTGGCTGCCAAATTGAACTGTCCTAAGGCACACTTTTGGAATGGCACAAGCTGTAACCGCTGCTCTGGATGCCCGGTTGGGCAGGGGGTTAAGACAAATTGTTCTGAAAGCAAAGACACTATTTGCCAGGATTGTTGGCTTGGCTTTGATTATTCGAATTCCACGGGAATGGAAGCCTGCAAAGG TTGTGATCAAGACTCCAACTGCCTTCCTGGAAATTCCAAGGTGATACAGAAGTGCACTGTCACCTCCCCTAGGGTCTGCGATGGCTGCCAAGAAGGGTTTTACTTAAATCTTTTTGCAGGAGAAGAAGGGGGATGTATGGAGTGTTCCCCATCGTGCAGTGAGCATGATGAAATAGAAACCCAAAGCTGCAACACGAAACACGATCGTGTTTGCAGCAAGCGGCCATCAACCACTGAAAAAACCTCTACTAAAAGGTCAA CAACACTCAGCAAGGATACCAACGACACGCTTAAAGTTTCCACTTCGCCATTTCCTGTTCTCCATAAAGAAACAGAGGATGACGGAGGATCGGAGCCAGAAAAGACTACTGAAAGGACTGAAACGACAGATCTGCCTGTCTATGAAAAGCCATGGCTCTGGGCAATTGTGGCATTTATCATTGCATTACCAATCGTCATTGTAACAGTGGTAAGATATAGACAGGGCAGTAATGAAAGGTCCCATGATCCAGTGGAAGAAGGTGACCAATTGATACAGCGGCCCAGGGGTCAACCCCCGCCTCGTG GTCTGGACCAACCGATAAAAAGTATTAAAATGGAAGGAAGGCGCTTTATAGCTAACTTTTTGAATGACAAAGACTCATTTG GCCACTGGTACTTTCTGAGAGTTGCCGATGAGGTTGGTCTTTCCGAGAAATGCAGGGGTTTTGACAACTTGCAGAATCCAACAGATGCTTTCCTTACTTTGTATTCTGAAAAGGAAGGAGCTACGGTGCGAGCCTTAGTGGACGCCCTCAGGAAATGCGAGCTGACGCATTTTGCCAGTCAAATAGAGATGAAATTTGCTGCGGACATGAATGAAAGCATGGTCTAA
- the LOC141864128 gene encoding uncharacterized protein LOC141864128 isoform X2, producing MSQFLALFLLCFVAQRLTRLAAKLNCPKAHFWNGTSCNRCSGCPVGQGVKTNCSESKDTICQDCWLGFDYSNSTGMEACKGCDQDSNCLPGNSKVIQKCTVTSPRVCDGCQEGFYLNLFAGEEGGCMECSPSCSEHDEIETQSCNTKHDRVCSKRPSTTEKTSTKRSTTLSKDTNDTLKVSTSPFPVLHKETEDDGGSEPEKTTERTETTDLPVYEKPWLWAIVAFIIALPIVIVTVVRYRQGSNERSHDPVEEGDQLIQRPRGQPPPRGLDQPIKSIKMEGRRFIANFLNDKDSFGHWYFLRVADEVGLSEKCRGFDNLQNPTDAFLTLYSEKEGATVRALVDALRKCELTHFASQIEMKFAADMNESMV from the exons ATGTCACAGTTTCTCGCGttgtttcttctttgctttgtggCTCAAAGGCTAACACGG TTGGCTGCCAAATTGAACTGTCCTAAGGCACACTTTTGGAATGGCACAAGCTGTAACCGCTGCTCTGGATGCCCGGTTGGGCAGGGGGTTAAGACAAATTGTTCTGAAAGCAAAGACACTATTTGCCAGGATTGTTGGCTTGGCTTTGATTATTCGAATTCCACGGGAATGGAAGCCTGCAAAGG TTGTGATCAAGACTCCAACTGCCTTCCTGGAAATTCCAAGGTGATACAGAAGTGCACTGTCACCTCCCCTAGGGTCTGCGATGGCTGCCAAGAAGGGTTTTACTTAAATCTTTTTGCAGGAGAAGAAGGGGGATGTATGGAGTGTTCCCCATCGTGCAGTGAGCATGATGAAATAGAAACCCAAAGCTGCAACACGAAACACGATCGTGTTTGCAGCAAGCGGCCATCAACCACTGAAAAAACCTCTACTAAAAGGTCAA CAACACTCAGCAAGGATACCAACGACACGCTTAAAGTTTCCACTTCGCCATTTCCTGTTCTCCATAAAGAAACAGAGGATGACGGAGGATCGGAGCCAGAAAAGACTACTGAAAGGACTGAAACGACAGATCTGCCTGTCTATGAAAAGCCATGGCTCTGGGCAATTGTGGCATTTATCATTGCATTACCAATCGTCATTGTAACAGTGGTAAGATATAGACAGGGCAGTAATGAAAGGTCCCATGATCCAGTGGAAGAAGGTGACCAATTGATACAGCGGCCCAGGGGTCAACCCCCGCCTCGTG GTCTGGACCAACCGATAAAAAGTATTAAAATGGAAGGAAGGCGCTTTATAGCTAACTTTTTGAATGACAAAGACTCATTTG GCCACTGGTACTTTCTGAGAGTTGCCGATGAGGTTGGTCTTTCCGAGAAATGCAGGGGTTTTGACAACTTGCAGAATCCAACAGATGCTTTCCTTACTTTGTATTCTGAAAAGGAAGGAGCTACGGTGCGAGCCTTAGTGGACGCCCTCAGGAAATGCGAGCTGACGCATTTTGCCAGTCAAATAGAGATGAAATTTGCTGCGGACATGAATGAAAGCATGGTCTAA
- the LOC141864128 gene encoding uncharacterized protein LOC141864128 isoform X3, giving the protein MREAQISYLVLWIASAALAAKLNCPKAHFWNGTSCNRCSGCPVGQGVKTNCSESKDTICQDCWLGFDYSNSTGMEACKGCDQDSNCLPGNSKVIQKCTVTSPRVCDGCQEGFYLNLFAGEEGGCMECSPSCSEHDEIETQSCNTKHDRVCSKRPSTTEKTSTKRSTTLSKDTNDTLKVSTSPFPVLHKETEDDGGSEPEKTTERTETTDLPVYEKPWLWAIVAFIIALPIVIVTVVRYRQGSNERSHDPVEEGDQLIQRPRGQPPPRGLDQPIKSIKMEGRRFIANFLNDKDSFGHWYFLRVADEVGLSEKCRGFDNLQNPTDAFLTLYSEKEGATVRALVDALRKCELTHFASQIEMKFAADMNESMV; this is encoded by the exons ATGCGAGAAGCTCAGATTTCATACTTGGTTCTGTGGATTGCTTCTGCAGCG TTGGCTGCCAAATTGAACTGTCCTAAGGCACACTTTTGGAATGGCACAAGCTGTAACCGCTGCTCTGGATGCCCGGTTGGGCAGGGGGTTAAGACAAATTGTTCTGAAAGCAAAGACACTATTTGCCAGGATTGTTGGCTTGGCTTTGATTATTCGAATTCCACGGGAATGGAAGCCTGCAAAGG TTGTGATCAAGACTCCAACTGCCTTCCTGGAAATTCCAAGGTGATACAGAAGTGCACTGTCACCTCCCCTAGGGTCTGCGATGGCTGCCAAGAAGGGTTTTACTTAAATCTTTTTGCAGGAGAAGAAGGGGGATGTATGGAGTGTTCCCCATCGTGCAGTGAGCATGATGAAATAGAAACCCAAAGCTGCAACACGAAACACGATCGTGTTTGCAGCAAGCGGCCATCAACCACTGAAAAAACCTCTACTAAAAGGTCAA CAACACTCAGCAAGGATACCAACGACACGCTTAAAGTTTCCACTTCGCCATTTCCTGTTCTCCATAAAGAAACAGAGGATGACGGAGGATCGGAGCCAGAAAAGACTACTGAAAGGACTGAAACGACAGATCTGCCTGTCTATGAAAAGCCATGGCTCTGGGCAATTGTGGCATTTATCATTGCATTACCAATCGTCATTGTAACAGTGGTAAGATATAGACAGGGCAGTAATGAAAGGTCCCATGATCCAGTGGAAGAAGGTGACCAATTGATACAGCGGCCCAGGGGTCAACCCCCGCCTCGTG GTCTGGACCAACCGATAAAAAGTATTAAAATGGAAGGAAGGCGCTTTATAGCTAACTTTTTGAATGACAAAGACTCATTTG GCCACTGGTACTTTCTGAGAGTTGCCGATGAGGTTGGTCTTTCCGAGAAATGCAGGGGTTTTGACAACTTGCAGAATCCAACAGATGCTTTCCTTACTTTGTATTCTGAAAAGGAAGGAGCTACGGTGCGAGCCTTAGTGGACGCCCTCAGGAAATGCGAGCTGACGCATTTTGCCAGTCAAATAGAGATGAAATTTGCTGCGGACATGAATGAAAGCATGGTCTAA
- the LOC141864126 gene encoding DNA/RNA-binding protein KIN17-like: MGKEKAGPLTPKGISNRIKAKGLQKLRWYCQMCQKQCRDENGFKCHTMSESHQRQLLLLAEDVDKYMDSFSREFQDAFLKLLKRQFGTRRVRANQVYQDYISDRHHTHMNATQWETLTDFVKWLGKEGHCKVDQTEKGWFLQYIDRDPETIERQKAAEAKEKLELDDDERQAKLLERQIERERARKVDEQEAVFTELKRENEEEKVTFAMPASKKKDPIPGPSGQSRLVGLVQNPLAAANSVHKERKSEKDKTKDGLKRKSALEEIIQIEEQKKMKRSHKENWIIKGIIVKVVTKKLGERYYKKKGVIQDVQNLFAAVVKLLDSGDIIRLDQEHLETVIPALGKIVMVVNGAHRGSVASLVSLDEKSFSVTVELQKGPNRGKRIEKIPYEDICKLDT, from the exons ATGGGTAAAGAAAAAGCTGGTCCTTTGACTCCCAAAGGCATATCCAACAGGATCAAGGCTAAAGGATTACAGAAATTGCGATGGTATTGTCAAATGTGCCAAAAACAGTGCAGAGACGAG aATGGATTCAAGTGTCATACAATGTCTGAGTCACATCAACGTCAGCTTTTGTTATTAGCTGAGGATGTGGATAAATACATGGATAGTTTTTCAAG AGAATTCCAAGATGCATTTCTCAAACTTCTAAAGAGGCAGTTTG GGACTCGAAGAGTCCGTGCAAATCAGGTTTATCAAGATTACATCAGTGACAGGCACCATACACATATGAATGCAACACAG TGGGAAACTTTGACAGATTTTGTGAAATGGCTTGGCAAAGAAG GACACTGCAAAGTGGATCAGACTGAAAAAGGCTGGTTTTTACAATACATTGACAGGGACCCAGAGACTATTGAGCGGCAAAAG gCAGCAGAAGCAAAGGAGAAACTGGAGTTGGATGATGATGAAAGACAAG ccAAACTCTTAGAAAGACAGATagaaagagaaagagcaaGAAAAGTTGATGAG CAAGAGGCTGTCTTCACAGAGTTGAAACgtgaaaatgaagaagaaaaag TAACCTTTGCAATGCCTGCCAGTAAAAAGAAAGACCCAATACCTGGACCCAGTGG CCAATCCAGACTAGTGGGACTAGTACAGAATCCTTTAGCTGCAGCAAACTCAGTgcacaaagaaagaaaatctgAAAAGGACAAGACAAAGGATGG TTTAAAACGCAAGTCAGCCTTGGAGGAGATTATTCAG ATTGAGGAGcagaaaaagatgaaaaggaGCCACAAAGAAAATTGGATAATAAAG GGAATCATAGTCAAAGTGGTCACAAAAAAACTTGGTGAAAGATACTATAAAAAGAAAGGGGTTATACAG GATGTGCAAAATCTGTTTGCTGCTGTAGTAAAGTTGCTGGACAGTGGAGACATTATTAGACTTGATCAAGAACATTTGGAAACAGTCATCCCTGCCTTAG GTAAAATTGTTATGGTTGTCAATGGTGCACACAGGGGATCAGTAGCCTCACTTGTGTCACTGGATGAGAAAAGTTTTTCAGTAACAGTTGAACTCCAGAAA GGTCCCAACAGAGgtaaaagaattgaaaagattCCTTATGAAGACATCTGCAAATTGGACACATGA